Proteins encoded together in one Triticum dicoccoides isolate Atlit2015 ecotype Zavitan chromosome 7B, WEW_v2.0, whole genome shotgun sequence window:
- the LOC119335551 gene encoding alpha carbonic anhydrase 7-like, with amino-acid sequence MHPCRDLHLHLAVSASAVLLFSASVILSAVPAARAQQETDHGEEFSYSLDAENGPTHWGEIKEEWSACGEGEMQSPIGLASPHVSLVSHLGHLNHSYAPANASVVNRGHDIMVRFEGDAGSVSIDGTAYHLRQLHWHAPTEHSVNGRRYDMELHMVHQSAKNKTAVMGVFYEIGARDAFLHKLEPYLELIAKQPEREEKVGVVDARGARGRASVYYRYVGSLTTPPCTQGVIWTIVKRVRTVSRHQLELLREAVHDEMEKNARPRQEVNKRDISLFWPIQQNKH; translated from the exons ATGCATCCATGTCgggacctccacctccacctcgccGTCTCGGCATCGGCGGTGCTCCTCTTCTCCGCCTCCGTCATCCTCTCGGCCGTCCCTGCAGCAAGAGCCCAGCAGGAAACCG ACCATGGGGAGGAGTTCAGTTACTCGCTGGACGCGGAGAATGGGCCGACACACTGGGGCGAGATCAAGGAGGAGTGGTCGGCGTGCGGCGAGGGGGAGATGCAGTCGCCCATCGGCCTCGCTAGCCCGCATGTCTCCCTGGTGAGCCACCTCGGACACCTCAACCACTCCTACGCCCCTGCCAACGCATCCGTCGTAAACCGCGGCCACGACATCATGGTGCGTTTCGAGGGCGATGCCGGGAGCGTGTCCATCGACGGCACGGCGTACCACCTCCGGCAGCTGCACTGGCACGCGCCAACGGAGCACAGCGTCAACGGCCGCCGGTACGACATGGAGCTGCACATGGTGCACCAGAGCGCCAAGAACAAGACCGCTGTCATGGGCGTCTTCTACGAGATCGGCGCCCGCGACGCCTTCCTGCACAAGCTGGAGCCATACCTGGAGCTGATCGCGAAGCAGCCGGAGAGGGAGGAGAAGGTGGGCGTGGTGGACGCCAGGGGCGCCAGGGGGAGGGCCAGCGTGTACTACCGCTACGTGGGCTCCCTCACCACCCCGCCATGCACCCAAGGGGTCATCTGGACCATCGTCAAGCGG GTTCGTACCGTGTCGCGGCATCAGCTGGAGCTTCTCCGAGAGGCCGTCCACGAC GAAATGGAGAAGAACGCGAGGCCGCGTCAGGAGGTGAACAAGAGAGATATCAGCTTGTTCTGGCCCATCCAGCAGAATAAACACTGA